The window GCTCTCTTCATTCCTCATATCTTCTTGAGCTTCCCTCAATTCTACAATGGCCTCAGCTCGCCTTCTCCAAGCTTCAAATTTTTCACCTTCCGAAAACTCGTCATCATTAATAACAGATTCTTCCTCAGGAATCATATCCTCATCTTTTAGGCCAAACCAATTACCATCCTCATCAAAAAAGAATTTCTTCCACCAACTCTTCTTCCTGGAAGACCCTCCACCTTTCTCGGCATTAGGAATCAACCCACCACCAATCTGCCCCCGACGCCTCCTTTTATAACCCCATTGACCCAAAATCCTCCTAGAACAACTAGAATTCAAATGCAAGTTCTTGGtagtttgatttataaaaatagagTTATGACATAAGACTAGTGAAGTGCTCATTAAGAACATGTGTTGAAGAAGCCCACATTTTTCACCCTCATAAAATACTACTAATTGTTGTTTAGATACACAcaacacaaaataaaaatcattgcAACCAGCAACAACACCTTTCCTCTTTTAAAAAACCTAACTTTGCGGATATTTCTCCTCCAAATACAAAAATCAATATGAAACaggagaaaataaattaatatgcaAATATATAAGAAACAGGGAAGTGAAAAAGTACATGTGTACTGAGACAATAGGAGAAAATATACAACTTGGGTGGTGAAGATATATGAATCTCTCTAtgaatatctctctctctctccctccctctctccctctctttaattaaaaaatggaAGTGGTAATGCCAGGTGACGATATGTAGATTATAGAaatttgtgtgtatatacagACAGGCAGCTAGCTTGGGTTGCCTTATCTGAAAGAACGAAGATAAAGAATGTGGTAGTAAACTGTATATGTCATCCACTGCAGCAACCTGGCGGGTGTAAGTACACTTATTCATTTCATACTTTTCATCTttcttactccctctgtccctctcatttctttacagttactattttgggatgtccctctcatttctttacattactataaatagtaaatttttccaATCATTACACTCACTATCTTcctctactatctcatatttaacaataaaaactactattacacccactactttcctccactatctcaaatctactattaaatattggtaggtcccaccactttaccaacttttcatctaactttactcatttttcatacattgtcttggtctccgtgtccccctccaatgtaaacaattgagggggacggagggagtatatttttttaattattaataaaaaatcaaaattttaataaatgggTTTTCTTACATGTTAAtttcttgtattttttatttatataaaatattaaaatttgcactttaatataaaagaaaaatataattaaaagagTGAAAAGGACTTGATTTAAATAGTGcgtactttataaactttattaATGTGACAAACTAAAGTACATTGGTTCATTCTCCACCTCAATTCTACTGAATCCATAACTCTTTCTTAATCCTCTCATTTTCATATTACACCTTACTTCTTCTACACCAGGCCAGTTACCTGATTCAGCATAAACCATACTCAGCAACGTATGCAGCGCAGCGTTCTCGGGTTCAGACAATAGAAGTTGATGAGCCAACGTTGCTGCAAGGCCTAGTCTCCCATGAAGCTTGCAAGCTGACACCAGTGAGCTCCAAATCCTTATACTGGGTTTCGTCGGCATTGCCTTTATAACATCACAAGCATCTTCAAGCTTCCCTGCCCTTCCAAGAAGATCAATATGGCAAGCATAATGTTTTGCACCAAGTGATTGGTTATCGGCTTTTACTGCTTCATTGAAGAGCGTCTTTCCCTCTTCTACAAGACCAGCATGGTTGCAGGCGGATAAAACAGAGAGGTAGGTGATAGAATCAGCCTCTATTCCACTCATTTGCATGTCGTAAAAAAGACTCAGAGCTTCTTTGCCACAACCATGAAGGGCGTATGCGTTGATAAGTGAACTCCACGATATGGAGTCTCTTGTAGATAATTCTTTAAAGCTTTGATGTGAATCTGTGAGACTACCACATTTCGAGTACATGTTTACAAGGCAGTTTCCAATAGATAACTCTGAAAACATACCATATTTTAGCACATACCCATGAACTACACGTCCATGACCAATTGATGAAAGGTTAGTACAGGCAGAAATCAGGCCCAACATAGTTACATAGTTGGGAGCAATTTCCCCTTCCTGCATTCTGTTGAAATATCTTATCGACTCTTCTGAACTGTCTTCATTTTGTGAACACCCTGCTATGATCGAACTCCACAACACAACATCCTTGTTCTTTGAAAACTCAAATGTTAGTTTAGCATTATCCAGTGTTTCGCTACTCTTACAGTACATGTGTATCAGAGCTGACAGGAAATGGATATCCGAGTCATACCCATGACGAAAAGCATAACCATGAATCTGATTTCCATGCTCGCTACATCCAGTACTCGCACACGCTGGTAAAATTGTAATCAAAGTAACTCTGTTTGGCTTCACTCCTTCAACCTGCATCGAAATAAAGCAATCAATTGCCGTCTCATAATTGTGATCCGCTGCACATCCTGAGATCATCGCAGTCCAAGAAACCTCATTCCTGACTTCCATATTATCAAAAATGTAAAAGGCCAACCTAGGCTCTTGACACCTCCAATACAAATCTATCAATGCCGTTGACAAAAACACCGTCTCATCAATCCTTTCATCAGCAACAACAATACCATGAATCTCCCTTCCAGCTCCCACACATCCACTCTGAACACACACCGAAAGCACACTAGCAATCAGCTCCGCTTTCGGCACAAACCCAAGCGCATACATTTCCCTAAACACTCCAAGCGCCTCCAAACCACAACCATTCTGAACCAAACAATTGATCATAGCGTTCCACGACACGGTATCTTTACAAGGCATTTGATCAAACAATTTAGATGCACTTCCAGTGTCCAAGAACTTAGCATACATTGATACCATAGAGTTGGTGACAACAGGGTCTGAATCAAACcctgatttaaatatataccCCTGAAGCTGAAACCCAAATAGCTGATGGGTTGTCTGAGATTGGGAACATGCTTTGATAACAGAAGGAAGAATGAAGGATGACGAAACAGAGGCGTTTCCATGGAGTTGGTGTTTGTAAAATATCAAGGCCTGATCATTCAATTTTTGATGAACAAGATGCTTGAGCTTTGTTATGGACTCTGTCAGCGATGAAGACTCCAATGCGGTAGCTGAGCAAAATCGTCTTATGTACATTGTTAGGACTTAGGGGGTAGGCCGAAGCTCATGCTAATCTTCTAAAATGGAGTTTTACAACAAATGAGTGTGTGTTTTTAAGTTATGCTTCCCCATTTTTTGATGCAACTTAACTTACAAGATGTTGAGGTAAGTTTAATGCCTACTCCCTCCTTTATATAGACGACGGACGTTGGCAGGCATCTTCTTATTTTCAAGACATTATAAATTACtatcaaattaataaataataaatttataaaacatcatcatttttttataaaaagtttaggATGTCGCTTTTTcaatatttacaaaaagaaaaaagtaagtTTCGAAACAGATTAGATATGTTTTATGATGATATAATGTTATATTTTGCTCGTTCCGTCTCGctcatttctttacatgttTTTGACCGCTTGACGGGTATTTTAAAACTCTGATcagatataatttcataatttatttttgaatttaataaattttaaatattatttttcaattataaaagaaaaaattaaaaaaatttataggaCTATACCCAAATCTGGAAAGTTTGTTgcaaaaatattgtaattttttaaaaaaaggcaAAAATACAATCTTCTAAATACAAATTGTAAAGACACGCATATTTGCAGCCATATCTTCGACCGCTAGCGACCATATATGTAATTAcaaatacaattttaaaaaaaaatgatacaaactacatttaattgcataattaATTGAAATGATTGTGATAAATGAGTGTCTTGCAGGATTAGTATCAATACCACAAAATCAACTAGAAAAATCAATCAAAGGCAAATTAAAAGTCAActaaaaacaaacacaaatggAATGATGAAGAGAATGCATTTTGCGAATATAAAAATTCAACTTTCTAACAGTCTCTCACTCGACTTCCGTCATGATAGGAAATGTCTCTAAAAAAGTTTTTCAAACAGTGTTCTTATAGTCGCACCTGACATCACAAACAAGATCGATAGTTTGCATGGCACAAACGtaagaaaaagataaaaatgagaATAAGTTTAGCTACAGAAGCTCTAGTGAGATGGATCTTGATTAGATTAGGGTTTCTCATTACCTCGAAAGGCACTTATATTGTTGGGGTAATTAGCCAGAAGGCGAGTGAAAACATCTGATAACAACTCTTTGTTAAAGATTAATGTATTCTGATTTCATGCTAATGATGATCACGACAATGGTTGGTGTGTTCTAATCTTCTCTCATCACTACTAGAAATTTTGCATTAGACATCGCCTAAAAACCGATGTCCCGGTTTTTTTCAGGCGATGTCTTTGTCGGTGATGTCTATTGTACCATATTAGACATCGGCTAAGAGGCGATGTCTTAAACAACATAGACAtcgttatttaacaaaaaactgatgtctaaaACACCATAGACATCaatatttgacaaaaaattGATGTTTAAACCACATTAAGACATCATTATTTAACAAATTAGTGATGTTAAAAAATCATATGACATCATCtagtaatatataatctatgtcaATAAGCTTATTTTACATCATTTTCTTTCAAGGTGGTGATGTTGAAAAGACTTGTAAACATCTGTTAGTTTCTTATTAGGTGATGTTAAAGGCATTTCAGACATCATTTTATGGCGCTTTATCAGATGTAAAGTATAGACATAGACATCAATATATTTGGAATAGACGATGTGTAATATGCACTTTAGACATAGTTTTTTTCCCCAACCAAGAACTACCAAATCCAATTACTGCATAATATCAATTGTTTACATATCTAGCCAACCAATATCTAAATATCAAGAAGTACAAGATTCTCATCTAATCCAAACATCAACTACTTAAAAATATTCTTCCATCTGTTCTAATTTTGCACAAGCCACAATATCCGACAACATGCAATCAAAACATACACAATTAGGCCAACTATGCCAAGATACAGAACCACGTCGTAAACCTACAAAAAAATCAGCTTCAGATTCTTCTCCACCGCCGTGTTGAAGCTTATGATTTGCCTGAGCTGCCATGTTTTGTTCTAATTGGACTCGTAATCTGAAGATTTTGTAACAATAGAAATTTCATAAGATAGAGTTTTGATAACAATTTTACtaactatattatttattatcctTTCAAAACTTACGCTTCAGAATTAATGTTTAAACTCAGCAAGCTCAAAAGATCACATTTACTTTAACATTTACGGCTCTAGAGGTCACAAAACAAAAAGTCTTTCactaaaatgaaatataaacatatatttcactatatatatacattggtAGAaatacagagaaagcttgatcTGATGTCAACTAGTTTTGTTATATACAAACTTAATTTCAGTTTCAGATTGACTGATTGAGTCCATTTTCTCTGACCAGATACAAGTTAAATACTTTATGTGCAACCAAACGACTAACATGGATGGTGTAATACAGAGTGCTTTTACATGTAACCTGCAAATATTGTTTTTTACATTGAAGAATTAATCAATGGTGTCTATAGATATCCATAACAATTATTCTGATCGAAAACGATTGCTCATGCATTCATATTTTAGACTTACAGTTTGTGTATTAAAATAGCTCAAACAGATATGCTGCATTTACATGATCTaaaaaaatagttatatatCAATATACTCACCTTGTAAACAGCACCAAAACCTCCTTCCCCAAGCTTGTTATTGTCGCAGAAATTATCGGTTGCCTTTGCAATTTGTATGAAGTCAAGCAAAGGTAAATCAAAATCAAGCGCCTCCTCTCTGGTGGCAGCAACAACATTAACTAAGTGGAGTTACGCTAGCCCTGcacaaaagataaataaattgtCTCATGAAAGTTACCTGCTCTCTTAATTCTCATTTTCCTGATTCTATACAATCAAAATGAGGCAAAATATTGCAGCTAGTACAACCAAAACCAGAATTAACACAATCCAGAATTGAACTTAGTAGGAAATTGTATACTCTGAAATCAAGAATAATTTGAATTCTAAAGAAATCAAGAAATAATAATCATGAACTACTATGAAAAATATAGCTTTGGTATTTCTGAGTTCTAGAATAATCTGAATCACTGTTTATTTCTTAAAGAATGTGATCATAACATTGTATAGTTATATTACAGTTCCATATAATATAACTGCCTATCAGGGATGTAGCATACCGCATTTGGAGcagttttatatcaaatatttcaatAAGCCGCAGAATCTTATTCAGTTAAGATTAATAAAGCTTCCTTGCTTTGCACGGCTTTCATGCTTTGCAATTCTGCAAGCTTCACATAACAGAGCTAGTGACTGAACGCATATACATAACATTGTTAAAACCTGATGCTAATAGTGGAATTACAAATACATCAATAAGTTGAATTATTGCATGAGtagtttttttaaggaaaacatAAATTTACCTGATTTGACAAAATACATACACCGCACTGCCACATTGGTGGTGCATCTCTACTTTCCAGactatttacttttattttgatAGGAGGTTTAATGGTTTCGGGAACCCCATTGCTCGAAAAGAGGCTGTGACTAAACTTGATCAAATCCAATAAGTGATAGATCAACAGATGTTTCCTTATACGCTGTAATCTCTGACAAATACAAAAAACAGATGTTTTCAAGTATCAAGCAAGGAAATTTTCATCATACTTTTCATCAACAGTTGCCTGGAAAGTTTATTTACAAGTGTCAGTGTATAGCACAAGTGAAATATGTGGAAGAATATATGTACAAACATTATTGCCTTGGCAGTAAAACTAAAAACCCTATTCTAGTCATATACCCAGATTGCTTCTTCTCCATCTGTTCTCCATCCAAACTCCACAAAACCCACTCGTAATTGCTACAGTGTAAACCCTCGACTGATAACAAGCAACTAGAGAGGCCGAATGGCTGATTAAGGACAATAGGAAGCAAACATCAAAGAAAGTAATTATCAATAAATCAACAAATGCACCAATAATTAAGCTCAAAAACATGATGGttaatcaaatttaatcatTCAAAATCAAATTGTAACTAAATCAAGTCATTTGCATAACAAAATCACTGAGCCAAACAAATTAGAACCCCCAAATCGAAACCCCCAAATCAAAACCCCAAATTGAAATCTATAACAAGCTAATGTACCCGATAGAAATCCATAGACAAAGACCGAGTAGCTTACCTAACTAAGCTTTCTAATTTTATACACCGATAAAGCAGCTTTAACGTTGGGAGCTTTTGTAGAGAGAGTAGATTCAACCTCGATTAACCTTGTTGAAGAGAGGCTGAGTTTCACAGAGATGACATTGAGCTTCAAAGAGATTGAGGTTAGTTAAGAGTTCAGGAGAGAGTGAGAGACTAAGAGCTCTAAAGTGCAGAGAGAAGTTAGGGTTCTTACAGTTGGGGGTTCTTGCAATCGAAAGAGTCGAGAGAGATAGATACATGTGATTTGAGAGAATCGGGATGAGAGAGGGAGGTGagtatgtttattttgtttttattattttgaagtGGCTGAAAAGATTTAGGGTTGGGAAATAATCGCAAGGCGGGGGAATTATTTGGTAAATGGTGGGAACAATTGGTGAACAGGGGAAAAGGGAAAGTAGAGTGCCGcgcattttttttaaagtgtatTTAAGACATCGTTTGAACCGGAAAATGATGTCTAAACATCACAAAGACATCGTTATTATAAGAGATGATGTCATAAAACTTTTTTACATCGATCGTATCAGGAAACGATGTTAAAAGGGTGATGTCTATTCcagtttttctagtagtgcatgttgatgttgatgatgagcaCTATGTCTGAATGTTTTAAAGCTAGCCGTCAATCAATTAATAGCTTTTCTATGTTCAGGCCAAAACTAGGGACAATCGAGTGAGAAGAGAAACACATAGCTGAGAGAAGGGTAAAAGAATGGGTGGGATAGATCCGATAAATCGaaagattttttataatttaatcacttttatattttaaaagatagtAAATTTATTTAGTAAAGTTAATATCTTCACAAACAAATatccaaaaattaatatatttgacaaATACTCTATTTTAATCTATATATTATAGTTGAActcattaatttataaatttatatttcggaGTCGAGCacctttttttaacaaatcttAAAAAGTAtatcaatttaaatttaatcatttatttgGACTTCTTGTAACAgtgaaagaaaaattatttataattatatgcgTATAGAATGaatgtatattttttgaaaaccgATCTCAGGCAAattaaaaatcagaaaaaagaaaagaatattaatatagGTTACCCAAAAATGGACTTGCAGTGA of the Daucus carota subsp. sativus chromosome 4, DH1 v3.0, whole genome shotgun sequence genome contains:
- the LOC108216913 gene encoding pentatricopeptide repeat-containing protein At4g31070, mitochondrial codes for the protein MYIRRFCSATALESSSLTESITKLKHLVHQKLNDQALIFYKHQLHGNASVSSSFILPSVIKACSQSQTTHQLFGFQLQGYIFKSGFDSDPVVTNSMVSMYAKFLDTGSASKLFDQMPCKDTVSWNAMINCLVQNGCGLEALGVFREMYALGFVPKAELIASVLSVCVQSGCVGAGREIHGIVVADERIDETVFLSTALIDLYWRCQEPRLAFYIFDNMEVRNEVSWTAMISGCAADHNYETAIDCFISMQVEGVKPNRVTLITILPACASTGCSEHGNQIHGYAFRHGYDSDIHFLSALIHMYCKSSETLDNAKLTFEFSKNKDVVLWSSIIAGCSQNEDSSEESIRYFNRMQEGEIAPNYVTMLGLISACTNLSSIGHGRVVHGYVLKYGMFSELSIGNCLVNMYSKCGSLTDSHQSFKELSTRDSISWSSLINAYALHGCGKEALSLFYDMQMSGIEADSITYLSVLSACNHAGLVEEGKTLFNEAVKADNQSLGAKHYACHIDLLGRAGKLEDACDVIKAMPTKPSIRIWSSLVSACKLHGRLGLAATLAHQLLLSEPENAALHTLLSMVYAESGNWPGVEEVRCNMKMRGLRKSYGFSRIEVENEPMYFSLSH